Sequence from the Trueperaceae bacterium genome:
GCGGGCGTTGCCGCTGTTGCCGACGTAGCCGAGGACGGTGTCGGGGGTGACGTACTGGCCCTCGCGCACGTCGGCGTAGCGTTCCAGGTGCGCGTAGTAGTAGCGCGCCCCGCCCCCGCCGACCACCGTGACGGTCCGCCCCCCGAGCGTGCGTTCGCCGATCCGCCAGATCCACCCGTGCGTCGCGCTGCGGATCGGGGTCCCGCGCTCGGCGAAGATGTCCTGCCCCTCGTGCCGCCGCCCGCCGCTGCGCGGGCCGCCCCACGTGTCGGCGACCTGCGCGACGCGGACGCCGTCGACCGGCATCACCAGGGCGTCGTCGACCGCCTCCCCCGCCGCCGCGACGTACAGGGGGAAGACCTCGCGGTAGCGCGCGCGGATCTCCCGCGCCCGCGCCTCCGCTTCGGTGTCGGGTGGGGGCGGCGGTTCGTCGGGGCCGGGGCAGACGAAGGGTGGCTGTTCGACGCCGGCCCCCTCGGGCGGGACCTGGCCGGCGACCGACCCCATCAGGGTCGCGACGAGGAGGGCCGCGAGGCGCGTCGGGGGACGGGGCCCGGAGGCGGGTCGGGCGCGCGGTGCGGGCGGTGCGGGCGGCACGGACCCTGCGGGCGGCACGGA
This genomic interval carries:
- a CDS encoding M23 family metallopeptidase, yielding MPPAPPAPRARPASGPRPPTRLAALLVATLMGSVAGQVPPEGAGVEQPPFVCPGPDEPPPPPDTEAEARAREIRARYREVFPLYVAAAGEAVDDALVMPVDGVRVAQVADTWGGPRSGGRRHEGQDIFAERGTPIRSATHGWIWRIGERTLGGRTVTVVGGGGARYYYAHLERYADVREGQYVTPDTVLGYVGNSGNARTTPPHLHLGMYLSGDPEDPCDWDAVDPLPILVDRPAD